One genomic window of Corynebacterium massiliense DSM 45435 includes the following:
- a CDS encoding ATP-binding cassette domain-containing protein, which yields MTDSPILRVTDLTVTAAGPSDTRLVDGASFDVFAGQRLGIIGESGSGKTLTALSALGLVPDALHQSGSVRLAGHELVGASDRKLRRLRGSTVAMVFQEPLTALDPLMRIGKQLRFAARAGKTTVEGLLADVSLPAETARRFPHELSGGQRQRVLIAMAMATRPDLLICDEPTTALDARTQAEVLNVIHDLTEHHDTALLFITHDLAVAEAMCDELVVMHGGRIVERGPAPAVLTAPQDPYTRELIAASRLQPARPAGDPARSRVAVTATRVSKSFGPTQAVREVSLRVARGERVGIVGGSGSGKTTLLSCIAGLVRPDAGDLAVDGRVQMVFQDPHDSLDPRMRVGDIVAEGVTAGSPRDKVAAALADVGLPPDAAARYPHEFSGGQRQRIGIARAIVGDPDVLLADEAVSALDVSVRGQIVELLDRLVKERGLTLMFISHDFPVIRRLCDRVVVLHDGAVVEEGPTDKVWEHPREAYTRALVTAARTTR from the coding sequence ATGACCGACTCGCCCATCCTCCGCGTCACGGATCTGACGGTCACCGCCGCGGGCCCGTCCGACACGCGCCTCGTCGACGGCGCGTCCTTCGACGTCTTTGCCGGCCAGCGCCTCGGCATCATCGGCGAGTCGGGCTCCGGTAAGACGCTGACCGCGCTATCCGCCCTGGGGCTGGTGCCGGACGCGCTCCACCAGTCCGGCAGCGTCCGACTCGCCGGCCACGAGCTCGTCGGCGCCTCCGATAGGAAGCTGCGCCGCCTGCGCGGAAGCACCGTCGCGATGGTCTTCCAGGAGCCGCTGACGGCGCTGGACCCGCTGATGCGCATCGGCAAGCAACTGCGTTTCGCCGCCCGCGCGGGAAAGACCACGGTGGAAGGGCTGCTGGCGGATGTGTCCTTGCCGGCCGAGACCGCGCGCCGTTTCCCGCACGAGCTGTCCGGCGGGCAGCGCCAGCGCGTGCTCATCGCCATGGCCATGGCCACGCGCCCCGACCTGCTCATCTGCGATGAGCCGACCACGGCCCTGGACGCGCGCACCCAGGCCGAGGTGCTCAACGTCATCCACGATCTCACCGAGCACCACGACACCGCGCTGCTGTTTATCACCCACGACCTCGCGGTCGCGGAAGCCATGTGCGACGAGCTGGTGGTGATGCACGGCGGGCGCATCGTCGAGCGCGGCCCGGCCCCGGCGGTCTTGACCGCGCCGCAGGACCCGTACACCCGGGAGCTCATCGCTGCGTCCCGCCTGCAGCCCGCGCGCCCGGCGGGAGATCCTGCGCGCTCGCGCGTGGCGGTTACCGCCACCCGCGTGTCCAAGTCCTTTGGCCCGACGCAGGCGGTACGCGAGGTGAGCCTGCGGGTGGCGCGGGGCGAACGCGTCGGCATCGTCGGCGGCTCCGGGTCGGGCAAGACGACGCTGCTGTCGTGCATCGCCGGGCTGGTGCGCCCCGACGCAGGTGACCTCGCAGTCGACGGCCGGGTGCAGATGGTCTTTCAGGATCCGCACGACTCCCTCGACCCGCGGATGCGGGTGGGCGACATCGTCGCCGAGGGCGTTACGGCGGGCTCGCCGCGGGACAAGGTGGCCGCCGCGCTTGCCGATGTCGGCTTGCCCCCAGACGCCGCCGCCCGTTACCCGCACGAGTTTTCCGGCGGGCAGCGCCAGCGGATCGGTATCGCGCGCGCGATCGTCGGCGATCCCGACGTGCTGCTCGCGGACGAGGCGGTCTCCGCCCTCGACGTGTCCGTGCGCGGGCAGATTGTTGAGCTGTTGGACCGGCTCGTGAAAGAGCGCGGGCTCACGCTCATGTTCATCTCCCACGACTTCCCCGTCATTCGGCGGTTGTGCGACCGCGTGGTGGTGTTGCACGACGGCGCAGTGGTGGAAGAGGGCCCGACCGACAAGGTGTGGGAGCACCCGCGCGAGGCGTACACCCGCGCGCTGGTCACTGCCGCCCGGACGACGCGATAG
- a CDS encoding YeeE/YedE thiosulfate transporter family protein: MLATGLLVGLAFGFVLQRGRFCVTGMLRDIVMNKTWRGFTALMILISVHSVGLTALISTGVITPEFSNFAPVAVVAGGFIFGLGIILAGGCASGTWYRSAEGLVGSWIALLLYGISAAAMKSGPLASFTDWMKHWNTPVTTIHGALGISPWVLVFVVCAITFFMVRYYLRKDAGRQRFALGRAWYQKPLHQYVAAVLVAIIGTVAFPLSAAAGRNDGLGITTPTADLVRYSATGDEKYANWGVMLVLGLLVGAFIAAKAAGEFRVRVPDAQTATRAVWGGILMGVGASLAGGCTVGNGMVQTSLFSVQGWVALLCIGLGVATGAKLWLRPAAAPRSSAGPAYNGASIDRDEQATEDAVLAGGPNFADATGAVALKPRTAETEPGAELGVRSLGDGHFYLNQVGAVCPFPLIEAKQAMAQLDRGDALVIDFDCTQATDSIPAWAADAGHTVTDLHHTGDAGWQITVVKGA; encoded by the coding sequence ATGCTTGCTACTGGACTTCTCGTCGGGCTCGCTTTCGGGTTCGTGCTGCAGCGCGGCCGGTTCTGCGTGACCGGAATGCTCCGCGACATCGTCATGAACAAAACCTGGCGCGGGTTTACCGCGCTGATGATCCTCATCTCGGTCCACTCGGTCGGACTCACGGCGCTGATTTCTACCGGAGTCATCACCCCGGAGTTCAGCAACTTCGCGCCGGTGGCCGTAGTGGCCGGCGGTTTCATCTTCGGCCTGGGCATCATCCTGGCCGGCGGCTGCGCCTCGGGCACGTGGTATCGCTCCGCTGAGGGGCTCGTGGGCTCCTGGATCGCTCTGCTGCTCTACGGCATCTCCGCCGCAGCCATGAAGAGCGGCCCGCTCGCCAGCTTTACCGATTGGATGAAGCACTGGAATACACCGGTGACCACCATCCACGGCGCCTTGGGGATCTCGCCGTGGGTGCTCGTTTTCGTCGTCTGCGCGATCACTTTCTTTATGGTGCGCTACTACCTGCGCAAGGACGCCGGGCGCCAGCGCTTTGCCCTGGGCCGCGCTTGGTACCAGAAGCCGCTGCATCAGTACGTCGCGGCGGTGCTGGTCGCGATCATCGGCACTGTCGCGTTCCCGCTCTCGGCGGCCGCGGGCCGCAACGACGGGCTGGGCATTACGACCCCGACGGCAGACCTGGTGCGCTACAGCGCGACCGGCGATGAAAAGTACGCCAACTGGGGCGTCATGCTGGTCCTCGGCCTGCTGGTGGGCGCGTTTATCGCCGCCAAGGCAGCGGGCGAGTTCCGCGTGCGCGTGCCCGACGCACAGACCGCCACGCGCGCGGTGTGGGGCGGCATCCTCATGGGCGTGGGCGCGAGCCTGGCCGGCGGGTGCACCGTGGGCAACGGCATGGTGCAAACCTCCCTCTTCAGCGTGCAGGGGTGGGTAGCCCTCCTCTGCATCGGGCTGGGCGTGGCAACGGGTGCCAAGCTGTGGCTGCGCCCGGCAGCCGCGCCCCGGTCGAGCGCCGGCCCGGCGTACAACGGCGCGTCCATCGACCGAGACGAGCAAGCGACCGAGGACGCCGTGCTGGCCGGCGGCCCGAACTTCGCCGACGCCACTGGGGCGGTGGCCCTCAAGCCGCGCACGGCAGAGACGGAGCCCGGCGCGGAGCTCGGCGTGCGTTCGCTTGGCGATGGCCACTTCTACCTCAACCAAGTCGGCGCCGTCTGCCCATTCCCGCTCATCGAGGCCAAACAGGCCATGGCACAGTTGGATCGCGGCGACGCGCTGGTCATCGACTTCGACTGCACCCAGGCCACCGACTCCATCCCGGCGTGGGCGGCCGACGCGGGGCACACCGTCACCGACCTGCACCACACCGGCGACGCCGGGTGGCAGATAACCGTGGTTAAAGGCGCCTAA
- a CDS encoding response regulator transcription factor → MAEGKNLRVVIVDDEEQMRSGVMLMLATVSDIDVVGEASNGRDAVDVVVRESPDVVLMDIRMPVANGIEAVRMLASAQPNADERAAVIMLTAFDTDAFIMDALRAGAIGFLLKTTPPDALAAAVRAAADGQQIMSPSVVERLVGLAQRRELGEGPDAAAADAAATGAAVTDGPAAQAPSAQPVARYSTAGVESSRAPQAGGSREVAQRKLALLSDREFEVAECIAQGLGNADIASRLFVSLTTVKTHIKHILDKVGGTNRVHIAITVLEAR, encoded by the coding sequence ATGGCCGAGGGGAAGAACCTGCGGGTGGTGATTGTCGATGACGAAGAGCAGATGCGCAGCGGCGTGATGCTTATGCTGGCCACGGTCTCGGACATCGACGTGGTCGGGGAGGCCAGCAATGGGCGCGACGCGGTCGACGTCGTGGTCCGCGAAAGTCCCGACGTGGTTCTCATGGACATTCGCATGCCGGTGGCGAACGGCATCGAGGCAGTGCGCATGCTGGCCAGCGCCCAGCCCAATGCCGACGAGCGGGCCGCGGTCATTATGCTCACCGCGTTCGATACCGACGCGTTCATCATGGACGCCCTGCGCGCCGGGGCCATCGGCTTTTTGCTCAAGACCACGCCGCCGGATGCGCTGGCGGCGGCGGTTCGCGCGGCGGCCGATGGCCAGCAGATCATGAGCCCCTCGGTCGTCGAGCGTCTGGTGGGGCTCGCCCAGCGCCGCGAGCTGGGGGAGGGGCCAGATGCTGCCGCTGCGGATGCTGCCGCTACGGGTGCTGCCGTTACGGACGGCCCCGCCGCACAGGCACCCTCCGCACAGCCTGTCGCTCGGTACTCCACCGCGGGAGTCGAGTCCTCTCGCGCGCCCCAGGCGGGCGGTTCGCGCGAGGTGGCGCAGCGCAAACTGGCTCTGCTCAGCGACCGCGAGTTCGAGGTCGCCGAGTGTATTGCCCAGGGCTTGGGCAATGCGGACATCGCCTCGCGGCTGTTCGTCTCGCTCACGACAGTCAAGACCCACATCAAGCACATCCTGGACAAGGTCGGCGGCACCAACCGCGTGCACATCGCCATTACGGTCCTCGAAGCCCGCTAG
- a CDS encoding sensor histidine kinase, with translation MSLSSGLRSWYREARASEPRALGESYPGNNRLRVPVLVATCILLGLLMGIFYMGMDLQDHPDRSDRLNAQIFSVHIGAAIVAWCLAPAALRHVRREVEGDGNYPGTRGTFVAALAIMVTSWSFLTPPLVIVVMVSVFARRSVVWSLSVIGGAAVGVASEFLARREFLDAHIDGEEVSYTVLGLTMLVIVALIAGIVRGYQREGAWKAVFRAQQEAENARTELLSVRQEERDRLARDIHDSLSHRLSLISMHSGALAADEGALSPELRQRAADTVRMEAAAAVEDLRSVLDVLRSGESMEPQMGVGELVERARDAGEDVSLQFEQGTQDADLGHLPTVAAHALSRAVQEGLTNARKHAPGQPVTIQVGRDRGMLRLTMSNPQPDIPTDAQGARHGLMGLAERARIVGGDFTLHATDMNFSWTIKVPLTAKDKA, from the coding sequence ATGAGTCTTTCGAGCGGTCTGCGGTCGTGGTACCGGGAGGCCCGGGCGAGCGAGCCGCGGGCGTTGGGTGAGTCCTACCCCGGGAACAACCGCCTGAGGGTGCCCGTCCTGGTGGCCACGTGCATCCTCCTCGGCCTGCTGATGGGGATCTTTTACATGGGGATGGACCTGCAGGATCACCCCGATCGCTCAGACCGGCTCAATGCCCAGATCTTTAGTGTGCACATCGGCGCTGCCATCGTGGCGTGGTGCCTTGCCCCGGCCGCGCTGCGGCACGTGCGTCGCGAGGTCGAGGGGGACGGGAACTACCCCGGCACGCGGGGAACTTTCGTCGCGGCCCTCGCCATCATGGTGACGTCGTGGTCATTTTTGACCCCGCCGCTAGTCATCGTGGTGATGGTCTCCGTCTTCGCTCGACGCTCGGTGGTGTGGAGCCTGTCGGTCATTGGCGGCGCTGCGGTGGGCGTGGCCAGCGAATTCCTCGCGCGGCGCGAGTTTTTGGACGCGCACATTGACGGCGAGGAGGTCTCCTACACCGTTCTCGGGTTGACGATGCTCGTCATCGTCGCCCTCATCGCGGGCATCGTGCGCGGCTACCAGCGCGAAGGGGCGTGGAAAGCGGTGTTTCGCGCACAGCAGGAGGCGGAAAACGCGCGCACCGAGTTGTTATCCGTCCGCCAGGAGGAGCGCGACCGCTTGGCCCGCGATATCCACGATTCGCTGTCGCACCGGCTGAGCCTCATTTCGATGCACTCGGGCGCGCTCGCCGCGGATGAGGGGGCGTTGAGCCCCGAGCTGCGCCAGCGCGCGGCCGACACGGTGCGCATGGAGGCAGCCGCCGCGGTGGAGGATTTGCGCTCCGTGCTCGACGTGTTGCGCTCGGGGGAATCGATGGAGCCGCAGATGGGTGTTGGGGAGCTGGTCGAGCGCGCCCGCGATGCCGGCGAAGACGTGTCCCTCCAGTTCGAGCAGGGCACCCAGGATGCGGATCTGGGGCACTTGCCCACAGTGGCCGCGCACGCGTTGAGCCGCGCGGTGCAGGAAGGGTTGACCAATGCCCGCAAACACGCGCCGGGTCAGCCGGTGACCATCCAGGTGGGGCGCGATCGGGGGATGCTGCGCCTGACGATGTCCAACCCGCAGCCCGACATCCCCACCGACGCACAGGGCGCACGCCACGGCTTGATGGGGCTGGCGGAGCGGGCGCGCATCGTCGGTGGCGACTTCACCCTGCACGCGACCGACATGAACTTCTCGTGGACGATAAAAGTACCGTTGACGGCGAAGGACAAGGCTTAA
- the lepA gene encoding translation elongation factor 4 — MSKNFAAETFTDISRIRNFSIIAHIDHGKSTLADRILQLSKVVEDRDMRDQYLDNMDIERERGITIKAQNVRLPWVPQSGKHAGEEMVLQMIDTPGHVDFSYEVSRALEACEGAILLVDAAQGIEAQTLANLYLAMENELEIIPVLNKIDLPAADPEKYSLELANIIGCEPEEVLRVSGKTGEGVPELLDKLVELIPAPETEYADDAPARAMIFDSVYDTYRGVVTYVRMFDGTLKPRQKVLMMNTGMEHEVLDIGVMSPTPTSCKGLGPGEVGYLITGVKDVRETKVGDTVTWASKGADKALRGYQEPKPMVYSGLFPISQADFPDLRDALDKLQLNDASLTFEPETSVALGFGFRCGFLGLLHMEITRDRLQREFDLDLISTAPSVTYRVVAEDGTEQFVHNPSDWPEGKIQEVYEPIVKMTIIVPSDFVGPTMELCQQKRGQMGGMDYLSEDRVELRYTMPLGEIIFDFFDMLKSRTKGYASLNYEEAGEQESDLVKVDILLQHKPVDAFSAIVHREHAQHYGNKMTKKLKELIPRQQFEVPVQAAIGSKVISRENIRALRKDVLSKCYGGDISRKRKLLEKQKEGKKRMKTLGSVNVPQEAFVAALSTDAEE; from the coding sequence TTGTCTAAGAATTTCGCGGCGGAGACGTTCACGGACATCTCGCGTATCCGCAATTTCAGCATCATCGCCCATATCGACCACGGCAAGTCGACGCTGGCGGATCGCATCCTCCAGCTGTCCAAGGTCGTGGAAGACCGCGACATGCGGGACCAGTACCTAGACAACATGGACATCGAGCGCGAGCGCGGCATCACCATCAAGGCGCAGAACGTGCGTTTGCCGTGGGTGCCGCAGTCGGGCAAGCATGCCGGCGAAGAGATGGTCCTGCAGATGATCGATACGCCCGGCCACGTGGACTTTTCCTATGAGGTCTCCCGCGCGCTCGAGGCCTGCGAGGGAGCAATCCTGCTTGTCGATGCCGCCCAGGGCATCGAGGCTCAGACCCTGGCCAACCTGTACCTGGCCATGGAAAACGAGCTGGAAATTATCCCGGTGCTCAACAAGATTGACCTGCCGGCCGCCGATCCGGAGAAGTACTCGCTGGAGCTGGCCAACATCATCGGCTGCGAGCCGGAGGAGGTCCTGCGCGTGTCCGGCAAGACGGGCGAGGGCGTGCCGGAGCTTTTGGACAAGCTGGTGGAGCTCATCCCGGCGCCGGAAACGGAATACGCCGATGACGCGCCGGCGCGCGCGATGATCTTCGACTCGGTCTATGACACCTACCGCGGCGTGGTCACCTACGTGCGTATGTTCGACGGCACGCTCAAGCCGCGGCAGAAGGTGCTCATGATGAACACCGGCATGGAGCATGAGGTGCTGGATATCGGTGTGATGTCCCCGACGCCGACCTCGTGCAAGGGCCTGGGCCCCGGCGAGGTGGGCTACCTGATTACCGGCGTGAAAGACGTGCGTGAGACCAAGGTTGGCGATACCGTCACTTGGGCCAGCAAGGGCGCGGACAAGGCCTTGCGCGGCTACCAGGAGCCGAAGCCGATGGTGTACTCGGGCCTGTTCCCGATCTCCCAGGCGGACTTTCCGGACCTGCGCGACGCACTGGATAAGCTGCAGCTTAACGATGCCTCCCTGACCTTCGAGCCGGAGACCTCCGTGGCCTTGGGCTTCGGTTTCCGCTGCGGCTTTTTGGGTCTTTTGCACATGGAGATCACCCGTGACCGCCTGCAGCGCGAGTTCGACCTCGATCTGATTTCGACCGCGCCGTCGGTGACGTACCGCGTCGTGGCCGAGGACGGAACCGAGCAGTTTGTGCACAACCCGTCGGATTGGCCGGAGGGCAAGATCCAGGAGGTCTACGAGCCGATCGTCAAGATGACGATCATTGTCCCGTCCGACTTCGTCGGCCCGACGATGGAGCTGTGCCAGCAAAAGCGCGGGCAGATGGGCGGAATGGATTACCTGTCCGAGGACCGCGTGGAGCTGCGCTACACCATGCCGCTGGGCGAGATCATCTTCGACTTCTTCGACATGCTGAAGTCGCGCACCAAGGGCTACGCCTCGCTCAACTACGAAGAGGCGGGCGAGCAAGAATCCGACCTGGTCAAGGTGGACATCCTGCTGCAGCACAAGCCGGTCGACGCGTTCTCCGCCATCGTCCACCGCGAGCACGCGCAGCACTACGGCAACAAGATGACCAAGAAGCTCAAGGAGCTCATCCCGCGCCAGCAGTTCGAGGTGCCGGTCCAGGCTGCCATCGGATCGAAGGTCATCAGCCGTGAAAACATCCGCGCGCTGCGCAAAGACGTGCTGTCCAAGTGCTACGGCGGCGACATTTCGCGCAAGCGCAAGCTGCTGGAAAAGCAGAAGGAAGGCAAAAAGCGCATGAAGACCCTGGGCTCGGTCAATGTGCCGCAGGAGGCCTTCGTCGCCGCGCTGTCCACGGACGCGGAAGAGTAG
- a CDS encoding type II toxin-antitoxin system PemK/MazF family toxin translates to MSSGQKAAPRPGAQSGNRPRPAFVRWLKKVLGIGDREPVDDGLSRINDRLGLGSTTHGPTPRKAAQIHVVRTVDRPRSIFYAPNMDGQADSGEVVWVPVPSEEDGGTVHERAVLVVGRTRTTVLGLIISPNPEHADEDWWLNIGSGDWNEAGCPCWVRLDRILEVSEQDTRREGILFPQRRFERIAHHLRAKYHWA, encoded by the coding sequence ATGTCTAGCGGCCAGAAAGCAGCTCCCCGGCCCGGGGCGCAGAGTGGGAACCGTCCGCGGCCCGCGTTCGTCCGCTGGCTCAAGAAGGTTCTGGGCATCGGCGACCGCGAGCCTGTCGATGACGGCTTGAGCCGCATCAACGACCGCCTCGGCCTGGGCAGCACCACGCACGGGCCCACCCCGCGCAAGGCGGCGCAAATCCATGTGGTGCGCACCGTCGATCGCCCGCGCTCTATTTTCTACGCGCCGAACATGGACGGCCAGGCCGATTCCGGCGAGGTGGTTTGGGTGCCTGTCCCCTCGGAGGAAGACGGCGGCACCGTCCACGAACGCGCCGTGCTCGTGGTCGGGCGCACTCGCACCACCGTCTTGGGGCTCATCATCTCCCCCAACCCGGAGCACGCCGACGAGGACTGGTGGCTCAACATTGGCTCCGGCGACTGGAACGAAGCCGGCTGCCCGTGCTGGGTGCGCCTCGACCGCATCCTTGAAGTCTCCGAGCAGGACACCCGCCGCGAGGGCATCCTCTTCCCGCAGCGCCGCTTTGAGCGCATCGCGCACCACCTACGGGCGAAGTACCACTGGGCGTAG